One genomic segment of Sanyastnella coralliicola includes these proteins:
- a CDS encoding ligand-binding sensor domain-containing protein — translation MKKLLFLIFISLFAIGGNGQTLPFIEWSTNDGLAQSQVRCFHQDHLGYLWIGTLGGVSRFDGDGFRNFSRQDGLLGNQVNAIAEFRDSLMVFGSVGGISLFNGESFETHRFPEGMEDAQVNHIREDNGKLFISTEDGAITFEKGQWHRFIEEGHAKRTVTDMGVGVNFYTIYKDRIHWEGKGGISKIILTSDSIGATIMDAYPDGKGGLLIATVGQGVVHRTPNGLRFIGPNDGLISENISGITPGQEGEFWLKSRDGFSRLYVNENGEVVDVAAFSEFNGLPNSDIRGILCDKDGNVWLGSNGSGLLKFIGDQVMHFNSDDLIAGDIVMTILPDESNGYWVGTYDNGLSHIMEDSVINFGIGTGLKSSRVWSASKGRDGQYWFGTSGGLSLYENGDIQRTFTKEDGLPHKQILSLLEEEGVLWVGTARGLVRHSHASGKFEMIEGVPRKKIRGIVRMGNDLWMASNAGVFRWNDTEITVFDESTGLPDNSTYCIAQDERGTIWVGTESGLCTISADGEIKPIKLKGGFGANHVNFIRFDKDQHAWLGTNDGVFLGLFEGGEYQWSRLGKHDGISFLETNQNAIHVSDDRVWIGTSQALTVVDREFVLNRSRATPPAIAISDIRINLEKANWSGYEQEISTYGDWPAALEVPHNDDHFSFFFDALALSQPEGVKYQYMLEGIEEDWEGVTETDFATYSSLPFDDYTFKVRAIDQYGNPGETASFSFSISPPFWLSWWFIALEVLAISGIVYFIYHRRKQAFIEKMEKEKLEYKSKMLSLEQQTLNSSMNRHFIFNALNSIQYYINRQDRLAANKYLSSFAKLIRKNLDSSQVNFTSLREEIERLELYLGLEHMRFKDKFEFEIHVDDEVDQESIKVPSMLLQPFLENSIWHGILPKEECGYIEVDIYMKGTDEVAFVITDDGIGIDTSRAAKADRGDDHISQGMNITTGRIELLRKMTRKDVKLIGPYELKNKGKETSGTRVELILPVDFQDFYAN, via the coding sequence ATGAAAAAGCTGCTATTTCTAATCTTTATTTCTCTTTTCGCCATTGGCGGAAACGGTCAAACCCTGCCTTTCATCGAATGGAGTACCAATGATGGCCTGGCGCAATCGCAGGTACGTTGTTTTCATCAAGACCATCTTGGCTACCTCTGGATTGGCACCCTTGGAGGCGTTAGTCGTTTTGATGGCGATGGCTTCAGAAACTTCTCACGTCAAGACGGTTTGCTTGGCAATCAGGTCAACGCTATCGCGGAATTTCGTGATAGCCTGATGGTGTTTGGATCGGTTGGAGGCATCAGCCTTTTCAATGGAGAGTCATTCGAAACACACCGCTTCCCAGAAGGCATGGAGGATGCTCAAGTGAACCACATCCGAGAAGACAATGGCAAACTCTTCATCTCTACCGAAGATGGTGCCATTACGTTTGAAAAAGGACAATGGCATCGATTCATCGAAGAAGGTCACGCTAAACGCACTGTCACTGATATGGGTGTTGGTGTCAACTTCTACACCATCTACAAAGACCGCATTCACTGGGAGGGAAAAGGCGGCATCTCAAAAATCATCCTCACCAGCGATAGCATTGGTGCCACTATTATGGACGCTTACCCTGATGGTAAGGGCGGCTTGTTGATTGCCACTGTAGGACAAGGGGTAGTGCATCGAACTCCCAATGGACTTCGTTTTATTGGTCCGAACGATGGTTTGATCAGTGAGAATATTTCTGGAATCACACCTGGTCAAGAAGGTGAGTTCTGGCTAAAATCTCGCGATGGATTCTCTCGGTTGTACGTAAATGAAAATGGAGAAGTCGTTGATGTAGCTGCCTTCAGCGAATTCAATGGCCTCCCAAATTCCGACATCCGCGGGATTCTCTGCGACAAAGACGGAAACGTTTGGCTTGGAAGTAACGGAAGTGGTCTGTTAAAGTTTATCGGAGATCAGGTAATGCACTTCAACAGCGATGACCTCATTGCAGGCGACATTGTGATGACCATCCTTCCAGACGAATCGAACGGTTATTGGGTGGGAACCTATGACAACGGCCTTTCACATATCATGGAAGATTCGGTGATCAATTTTGGTATTGGAACAGGCCTCAAAAGCTCTCGTGTTTGGAGCGCTTCAAAAGGGCGAGACGGACAGTACTGGTTCGGCACATCTGGAGGCTTGAGTCTCTATGAAAATGGCGATATCCAACGCACTTTCACCAAGGAAGACGGTCTTCCTCACAAGCAAATTTTGAGTTTGTTGGAAGAAGAAGGTGTGCTATGGGTAGGAACCGCCCGTGGACTCGTTCGCCATTCCCACGCTAGTGGAAAATTTGAAATGATTGAAGGCGTACCACGTAAAAAGATCAGAGGCATCGTTCGAATGGGTAACGATCTCTGGATGGCTAGTAACGCCGGTGTTTTCCGTTGGAATGACACAGAAATCACTGTATTTGATGAGTCAACCGGACTTCCAGACAACTCTACCTATTGTATTGCTCAAGATGAGCGTGGAACGATTTGGGTAGGAACTGAAAGTGGGCTCTGCACGATTTCCGCCGATGGCGAGATTAAGCCCATCAAACTGAAAGGCGGATTCGGTGCTAACCACGTCAACTTTATTCGTTTCGACAAAGATCAGCACGCATGGCTTGGAACCAATGACGGTGTGTTCCTTGGTCTTTTTGAAGGTGGTGAATACCAATGGAGTCGACTTGGCAAACACGATGGAATTAGTTTCCTCGAGACGAATCAAAATGCCATTCATGTCAGCGATGATCGCGTATGGATTGGAACCAGTCAGGCGCTTACGGTGGTTGATCGAGAGTTTGTACTGAACCGTTCACGGGCCACCCCACCAGCGATTGCCATTTCAGATATCCGCATCAACTTGGAGAAGGCCAATTGGAGTGGGTATGAACAAGAAATTAGCACCTACGGAGACTGGCCAGCAGCGTTGGAGGTGCCGCATAACGATGACCACTTCTCTTTCTTTTTTGATGCCTTGGCTCTGTCACAACCGGAAGGTGTCAAGTACCAATACATGCTTGAGGGCATAGAGGAGGATTGGGAAGGTGTGACCGAAACAGATTTTGCGACTTATTCGAGTCTGCCGTTCGATGATTACACTTTTAAGGTGCGCGCCATTGACCAATATGGAAACCCTGGCGAAACGGCTTCATTTAGCTTCAGTATATCACCTCCATTCTGGCTTAGTTGGTGGTTCATTGCCCTCGAGGTATTGGCCATTTCAGGCATTGTATACTTCATTTATCATCGTCGTAAGCAAGCCTTCATCGAGAAGATGGAGAAGGAGAAACTCGAGTACAAGTCGAAGATGCTTTCTTTGGAGCAACAGACGTTGAATTCGAGCATGAATCGCCATTTCATCTTCAATGCCTTGAATTCGATTCAGTATTACATCAACCGTCAAGACCGATTGGCGGCGAATAAATACTTGAGCAGCTTCGCCAAGCTGATTCGAAAGAACCTAGACAGTTCTCAAGTGAATTTCACCAGTCTGCGCGAAGAGATTGAGCGATTGGAGCTGTACTTAGGCTTGGAGCATATGCGCTTCAAAGACAAGTTTGAATTTGAGATCCACGTTGACGATGAAGTGGATCAAGAATCGATCAAGGTTCCTTCCATGCTGTTGCAGCCATTCTTGGAGAACAGCATTTGGCATGGCATCCTCCCTAAGGAAGAATGTGGCTACATCGAGGTTGACATCTACATGAAAGGTACCGATGAAGTGGCTTTTGTCATTACAGACGATGGTATCGGCATTGATACAAGTCGTGCCGCCAAGGCCGATCGTGGCGATGATCACATCTCCCAGGGGATGAATATTACGACTGGTCGTATCGAACTTTTACGCAAAATGACTCGTAAAGACGTAAAGTTGATCGGTCCGTATGAGCTGAAAAACAAAGGAAAAGAGACCAGTGGAACGCGGGTAGAACTGATACTTCCCGTTGATTTTCAAGACTTTTACGCCAACTAA
- a CDS encoding SOS response-associated peptidase: protein MCGRYITVSSIKAIEKRFNVSTPNPGLFTPNTNVSHGEKAPVITNEAPGELQFFQFGFTPFWAQKQFYMINARAEGDHNKEDNPAYTGMRGIINKPMFRKSIRSKRCLVVADAFIEGPKKEKLSKPFVVYLKDKVRPFAMAGIWDEWVNQQTGEVIKSFAVITTVSNDLLQRVGHHRSPVVLRPEQERAWLDTELPLSEVTAMLDPYDASLMNAYPIDPAIKNPRANGMDLIKPVGERIYKEYEYEIYEEVKLFGMGESRSRERKENNK from the coding sequence ATGTGTGGACGATACATCACAGTTTCTTCGATCAAAGCCATCGAAAAACGATTTAACGTAAGTACTCCTAACCCAGGATTGTTTACGCCCAATACGAATGTGTCGCACGGTGAAAAAGCACCGGTGATTACCAATGAAGCTCCTGGTGAGCTCCAATTCTTCCAGTTTGGATTTACTCCCTTCTGGGCGCAGAAGCAATTCTATATGATCAATGCCCGCGCCGAAGGAGACCACAACAAGGAAGACAATCCCGCTTACACGGGAATGCGAGGGATCATTAATAAACCCATGTTCCGCAAGTCGATTCGCTCAAAGCGCTGCCTTGTTGTTGCAGACGCCTTTATTGAAGGGCCCAAAAAGGAAAAGCTCAGCAAACCCTTTGTCGTCTACCTGAAAGACAAGGTTCGTCCGTTCGCGATGGCCGGTATTTGGGATGAATGGGTGAATCAACAAACCGGAGAAGTCATCAAATCCTTCGCCGTGATCACCACCGTTTCAAATGATCTCCTCCAACGTGTCGGACACCACCGCTCACCAGTCGTACTCAGGCCAGAACAAGAACGCGCTTGGCTCGACACCGAACTCCCACTCAGCGAAGTGACCGCCATGCTTGACCCATACGACGCTTCCCTCATGAATGCCTACCCGATTGACCCCGCCATCAAGAACCCCCGCGCCAACGGCATGGACTTGATCAAACCCGTCGGAGAACGCATCTACAAGGAGTACGAGTATGAGATTTATGAGGAGGTGAAGTTGTTTGGAATGGGCGAATCCAGAAGTAGAGAGCGAAAAGAGAATAATAAATAA
- a CDS encoding LytR/AlgR family response regulator transcription factor has translation MDKLRALIVDDEFHARENLRMLIDDFCPEIKVVADASGVNDALDKLQEFEPDVVFLDIRMPSGSEGFDFLEKAPNLNFQVVFVTAFKDYAVQAFNANAIHYVLKPVDIEDLRSAVEKLIEYQHTFVTEPSSQPAYLESLKALTETLKANQRPKKITLHHQKGFRIVNDDEIVRLEADGTYTTLYFKDGASFYDSRNMKIYDDMLDPAIFCRVHKSHIINIQELREYLKTDGHIAVLSDGSQVPVARARLSDFLTRVKSL, from the coding sequence ATGGACAAACTGAGGGCATTAATAGTAGACGATGAGTTCCATGCCAGAGAAAATCTGCGCATGCTGATTGATGATTTCTGTCCTGAAATTAAGGTGGTGGCCGATGCTTCTGGTGTGAACGATGCCCTAGACAAGCTTCAAGAATTCGAACCGGATGTTGTCTTCCTTGATATCCGAATGCCCAGCGGTAGCGAAGGGTTCGACTTCCTAGAAAAGGCACCTAACCTGAACTTCCAGGTGGTCTTTGTGACTGCATTTAAGGACTACGCGGTGCAAGCCTTCAACGCGAACGCCATTCACTACGTGCTCAAGCCTGTTGATATCGAAGATCTTCGAAGTGCCGTTGAGAAGTTGATTGAATACCAGCACACCTTCGTTACGGAACCTTCGAGTCAGCCTGCTTATTTGGAAAGTCTCAAGGCGCTCACAGAAACATTGAAGGCCAACCAACGTCCGAAAAAAATCACCCTTCATCACCAGAAAGGATTCCGAATCGTCAATGATGATGAGATTGTTCGCCTAGAAGCCGATGGTACCTACACCACCCTTTACTTTAAAGATGGTGCTTCTTTCTATGATAGTCGGAACATGAAAATCTATGACGACATGTTGGATCCGGCCATTTTCTGCAGAGTTCATAAGTCGCACATAATCAACATTCAAGAACTCCGCGAGTACTTGAAAACGGATGGACATATTGCGGTTCTCTCCGATGGTTCGCAGGTTCCAGTCGCACGTGCCCGACTGTCTGATTTCCTGACGCGTGTGAAGTCACTCTGA
- a CDS encoding DNA polymerase III subunit alpha, whose translation MHSHYSLRYGILSPEEVLSHYLEGGFSYALLSDVNNTSSSLDFVRMAQQTEMKAVLGVDFRNGATRKYLAIARNNEGFREINMHLSEYLMEKKEFPDRAPELPNCYVVYPFREQRIELKENEFIQLEIRDLTRYHIALTASEKPDYLQPDKTLALPTMSFRNKRDFNTHRLLRAIDNNTLLSKLPKVQEASLEDRYHPREIVEAAYADYPELLQRFDSLIAECCFDFEFGTDKPHKNQSTYTGDHDEDEALIRKLCAEGLHYRYPEPSEQILSRLEKELEIISEKKFTSYFLINWDITSYARSKGYFYVGRGSGANSVVAYLLRITDVDPIELDLYFERFINLYRQNPPDFDIDFSWTDREDITRYIFNRFDNVALLGAYNTFQYRAVVRELGKVFGLPKHEIDRLAAGGLRMQELDELSRLVIRYSERIHGFPNSISIHAAGILITEHDVRNYVATFLPPKGYPTTQFDMVIAEDAGLYKFDILSQRGLGKIKETLDIVRYNQPEVPPIDIHDMKRFKEDERIKELLRTANAIGCFYVESPAMRMLMRKLLVDDYLGLVAASSVIRPGVARSGMMREYILRTRHPEKREEAHPVMLDIMPETYGIMVYQEDVIKVAHYFAGLTLGEADVLRRGMSGKFRSRAEFDKAKQKFFSNCREKGHPDDVSAEIWRQIESFAGYAFAKGHSASYAVESYQSLFLKAYYPLEYMVATINNFGGFYRTELYIHEARMHGAEIQEPCVNRGQAVSVIFGKIIVLGFGLVKSLEHKTIERFLIDRKENGPFSTMEEFVDRVPVSIEQLSLLIRCNAFRFTRKDKKELLWNAHLLLGHIPKKNPVKTLFRSSPRSYSLPELYTAPYEDAFDQMELFGFPLCDPFELLNDLIEDTVDARDLEKHNGKIVSVAGYLTTAKLTSTAKKQRMFFGTFTDRNGDWLDTVHFPDIADKYPFRGRGIYIVRGKVIEEFGCYSVEANYMEKCSVIEDPRYAESKAFEKRLIQQKQDRQRSSRWG comes from the coding sequence ATGCACTCCCACTACTCCCTCCGCTACGGCATTCTCTCTCCTGAAGAAGTTCTCTCGCATTACCTCGAGGGTGGGTTCTCTTATGCCTTGTTGAGTGATGTCAACAACACCTCTTCAAGTCTTGATTTTGTGCGGATGGCGCAGCAAACAGAGATGAAGGCAGTGTTGGGAGTTGACTTCCGCAATGGTGCTACGCGTAAGTACTTGGCTATCGCCCGAAACAATGAGGGGTTTAGAGAGATCAACATGCACCTGTCTGAGTATTTGATGGAGAAGAAAGAGTTCCCTGACCGAGCGCCAGAATTGCCGAACTGTTACGTCGTTTACCCATTCCGCGAACAGCGAATAGAGTTAAAAGAGAATGAATTCATTCAACTTGAAATTCGCGACCTGACGCGCTATCACATTGCCTTGACGGCTTCCGAAAAGCCTGACTACCTGCAGCCTGATAAAACCTTGGCATTGCCTACGATGAGCTTTCGGAACAAGCGCGATTTCAATACGCATCGCCTACTGCGCGCTATCGATAATAACACCTTGCTGAGTAAGCTTCCGAAGGTGCAAGAGGCATCCTTAGAAGACCGTTACCATCCTCGCGAGATCGTGGAGGCGGCCTATGCGGATTACCCCGAATTGCTGCAGCGTTTTGATTCGCTGATCGCGGAATGTTGTTTTGACTTTGAGTTCGGAACCGATAAACCACATAAAAACCAAAGCACCTACACTGGTGATCATGACGAAGACGAAGCCTTGATTCGCAAGCTCTGCGCGGAAGGTTTGCACTACCGATACCCTGAACCAAGTGAGCAAATTCTGAGTCGATTAGAGAAAGAACTGGAGATCATCTCAGAGAAGAAATTCACCTCTTATTTCTTGATTAATTGGGACATCACAAGCTACGCGCGAAGCAAGGGGTACTTTTATGTCGGACGAGGTAGTGGGGCCAATAGTGTGGTGGCCTATTTGCTGCGAATCACAGATGTAGACCCCATCGAACTCGATCTCTACTTTGAGCGATTCATTAACCTCTACCGACAAAACCCACCAGATTTCGACATCGATTTCTCATGGACTGACCGTGAAGACATCACCAGATACATCTTTAATCGCTTTGACAATGTCGCCCTCCTAGGTGCCTATAACACCTTCCAATACCGAGCTGTCGTTCGTGAACTTGGTAAGGTATTCGGACTTCCCAAGCATGAGATTGACCGCCTCGCTGCCGGTGGGTTGCGCATGCAAGAATTAGATGAACTTTCACGACTCGTCATTCGATATAGTGAGCGGATTCATGGCTTTCCAAATAGCATTAGCATTCACGCTGCCGGGATCTTAATCACAGAACATGATGTTCGGAACTACGTAGCCACCTTCCTCCCGCCCAAAGGGTACCCAACCACGCAGTTCGACATGGTGATTGCTGAAGATGCGGGCCTATATAAATTCGACATCCTCTCTCAGCGAGGCCTAGGGAAGATCAAGGAAACACTTGACATCGTTCGCTACAACCAACCCGAAGTGCCGCCCATTGACATTCACGACATGAAGCGGTTCAAGGAAGATGAACGCATCAAAGAACTCCTTCGAACTGCCAATGCCATCGGCTGCTTCTATGTCGAGTCTCCAGCAATGCGCATGTTGATGCGCAAGCTCCTTGTGGATGACTACCTCGGGCTGGTGGCTGCGAGTTCAGTGATTCGTCCGGGAGTAGCGCGTAGTGGGATGATGCGTGAGTATATCCTTCGTACCCGGCACCCAGAGAAACGCGAAGAAGCTCATCCGGTCATGCTTGATATTATGCCTGAAACCTACGGCATCATGGTTTACCAAGAAGATGTCATTAAGGTGGCACACTACTTCGCTGGTTTGACATTGGGAGAGGCCGATGTCTTGCGTAGAGGGATGTCAGGTAAGTTTCGCTCACGCGCGGAATTCGATAAAGCCAAGCAGAAGTTCTTCTCCAATTGTCGTGAGAAAGGACATCCTGATGATGTCTCTGCGGAAATTTGGCGTCAAATCGAAAGCTTTGCCGGCTATGCCTTCGCTAAAGGACACTCCGCTTCCTACGCAGTAGAAAGTTATCAGAGTCTCTTTTTGAAAGCCTACTACCCCCTCGAATACATGGTCGCCACCATCAACAACTTTGGCGGTTTCTATCGCACCGAACTTTACATTCACGAGGCACGCATGCATGGCGCAGAAATACAAGAACCTTGCGTCAATCGCGGACAAGCCGTCTCCGTGATCTTTGGGAAGATCATTGTTTTAGGGTTTGGATTGGTGAAGAGTCTCGAGCACAAAACCATTGAACGCTTTTTGATTGACCGGAAGGAAAATGGTCCGTTTAGCACCATGGAGGAGTTTGTTGATCGAGTACCCGTTTCCATTGAGCAGCTTAGCCTCTTGATTCGATGCAACGCCTTCCGGTTCACGCGTAAAGACAAAAAAGAACTGCTGTGGAACGCCCATTTGTTGCTCGGACATATCCCCAAAAAGAATCCCGTGAAAACCCTCTTTCGTTCGTCGCCACGTTCCTATAGTCTCCCGGAACTCTACACAGCGCCGTATGAAGATGCCTTTGACCAGATGGAACTCTTCGGCTTTCCCCTATGTGATCCCTTTGAGCTATTGAATGACCTCATCGAAGACACTGTAGACGCGCGTGACCTAGAAAAACACAACGGGAAAATAGTGTCCGTAGCTGGGTACTTGACCACTGCTAAGCTCACAAGCACCGCTAAAAAACAGCGCATGTTCTTCGGCACATTCACTGATCGCAATGGCGACTGGCTTGACACGGTGCACTTCCCTGACATTGCTGATAAATACCCCTTCCGCGGTCGCGGAATATATATCGTCAGAGGAAAGGTGATTGAAGAGTTTGGCTGCTATTCTGTAGAGGCGAATTACATGGAAAAATGCTCCGTCATCGAAGACCCGAGGTATGCCGAATCAAAGGCCTTTGAAAAACGCCTCATCCAACAAAAACAAGACCGTCAACGATCAAGCCGCTGGGGATAA
- a CDS encoding LytR/AlgR family response regulator transcription factor → MKEILRAIIIDDEQNARDNLKMMVTDFCEGIQIMGTAPDAREGKALVEALDPDLVFLDVMMPAKDGFGFLNMFNDRDFEVIFTTAHGEHALRAYKENAAQYLEKPINIEELQAAVERVRQIVNGRSASEVNVDAIAEKITEVLDEDRTPIVHSEGVSFLNSKDITHLEAQDQYTVVHLSDGRSILSSKTIKYFEERLSKRIFFRLHRSYIVNIAHHLKEYSRQEGGFVILSNDNEIPIARRKLQVFLERVNAG, encoded by the coding sequence ATGAAGGAGATACTGCGTGCAATTATCATCGACGACGAGCAAAACGCTCGCGATAACCTGAAAATGATGGTAACGGATTTCTGTGAAGGAATTCAGATTATGGGCACCGCTCCTGACGCTCGCGAAGGGAAAGCGCTTGTTGAAGCACTGGATCCAGACCTCGTTTTCCTTGATGTCATGATGCCAGCCAAAGATGGCTTCGGCTTCCTGAACATGTTCAACGATCGTGACTTTGAAGTCATCTTCACGACCGCCCATGGTGAGCACGCTCTTCGCGCTTACAAGGAGAACGCCGCGCAATACCTCGAAAAGCCAATCAACATTGAAGAGCTTCAAGCAGCTGTTGAACGCGTTCGTCAAATTGTCAATGGGCGTTCTGCTTCTGAGGTTAATGTTGACGCTATCGCGGAAAAGATTACAGAAGTACTTGATGAAGACCGCACACCTATCGTGCATTCCGAAGGAGTGAGCTTTCTCAATTCAAAAGATATCACCCATCTTGAAGCCCAAGATCAATACACGGTGGTTCATTTATCTGATGGACGAAGCATCTTGAGCAGTAAAACGATCAAGTACTTTGAAGAACGTTTGAGCAAACGCATCTTCTTCCGTCTGCACCGCAGTTACATTGTGAATATCGCCCATCACCTTAAAGAATATTCTCGCCAAGAAGGCGGCTTCGTGATCCTCTCTAACGACAATGAAATTCCAATTGCACGTCGTAAGTTGCAGGTATTCCTTGAACGTGTAAACGCTGGATGA
- the dinB gene encoding DNA polymerase IV, which produces MEERSIMHLDLDTFFVSVERLSDSRLNQRPILIGGTSDRGVVASCSYEARTFGVHSGMPMRMAKELCPEAIVIRGNSGNYLKYSDMVTEIIREDVPIFEKTSIDEFYTDLTGMDRFFGCVKFAHELRQRIIRETGLPISFGLSTSKTVAKVATGEAKPNNELHIQRGTEQPFLAPLSVKKIPMVGEKTYQTLRNLGVRVIRTIQEMPPDLMENVLGKNGVMIWKKARGDDRSPVIPYSERKSISTERTFDKDTTDTAKLRGILLAMAENLAFQLRRGSKLTSCVTVKVRYSDFNTYSLQTRIPYTAADHILVPRILELFERLYNRRLLVRLIGVRYSHLVGGGYQINLFEDTEERIRLYQAMDKMRLRYGDRAIVTAAGLHARTIGRTNPFNGEPPLLLANRRQ; this is translated from the coding sequence ATGGAGGAGCGATCCATCATGCACCTAGACCTCGACACCTTTTTTGTTTCTGTCGAGCGTCTCTCCGACAGCCGTCTCAATCAACGTCCGATTCTTATCGGAGGTACTAGTGACCGTGGCGTTGTGGCATCCTGTAGCTATGAAGCGCGCACCTTTGGTGTGCACTCAGGAATGCCCATGCGCATGGCTAAAGAACTCTGCCCAGAAGCCATCGTTATCCGAGGGAACTCGGGAAACTACCTGAAGTATTCAGATATGGTTACCGAAATCATCCGTGAAGACGTGCCTATCTTTGAAAAGACTTCCATCGATGAGTTCTACACTGACCTTACTGGAATGGACCGTTTCTTCGGTTGCGTGAAGTTTGCCCATGAGCTCAGACAACGCATCATTCGCGAAACGGGATTGCCGATCTCTTTCGGACTTTCAACCAGTAAAACCGTGGCCAAAGTGGCTACCGGTGAAGCGAAGCCGAATAACGAACTGCACATTCAACGAGGAACGGAACAGCCCTTCCTGGCCCCCTTATCGGTAAAGAAGATTCCGATGGTGGGTGAAAAGACCTACCAAACGCTGCGCAATCTCGGTGTAAGGGTCATCCGTACCATCCAGGAAATGCCCCCAGATTTGATGGAAAATGTGCTCGGAAAGAACGGCGTCATGATCTGGAAAAAAGCTCGGGGCGATGATCGGAGTCCGGTAATCCCCTACTCTGAACGAAAGTCGATCTCTACTGAACGCACCTTCGATAAAGACACCACCGACACCGCTAAGCTACGAGGTATTCTCCTTGCCATGGCTGAGAACTTAGCATTTCAGCTTCGTCGTGGAAGCAAACTCACTTCCTGCGTCACAGTGAAGGTGCGCTATTCAGACTTTAATACCTACAGTCTGCAAACACGCATCCCCTACACCGCCGCAGACCACATTCTTGTCCCACGGATTCTAGAGCTCTTTGAACGTCTCTACAACCGCCGTCTCCTCGTAAGATTGATCGGTGTTCGTTACAGCCACCTCGTTGGCGGCGGCTACCAGATCAATCTCTTCGAAGACACCGAAGAACGTATCCGCCTCTACCAAGCCATGGACAAAATGCGCCTCCGGTATGGAGATCGAGCCATCGTTACCGCCGCCGGACTACACGCCCGAACCATTGGAAGAACCAATCCATTCAATGGAGAACCGCCGCTTTTGCTGGCGAATAGGAGGCAGTAG
- a CDS encoding four helix bundle protein — MSWVNELEERMITFSADVCTEMNRYEENYAVVNLGRQLMRSATSVTLNFAEARAAESSKDFIHKLKLALKELNETKVGLKLIAKIDPARGQRLETILAEAGELTGILLVSIQTAKKNSLKQ; from the coding sequence ATGTCTTGGGTAAATGAGTTAGAAGAGCGGATGATCACTTTTTCGGCAGACGTCTGCACGGAAATGAATCGATACGAAGAGAATTATGCGGTCGTGAACCTGGGGAGGCAATTAATGCGCTCTGCGACTTCCGTTACACTGAATTTTGCCGAGGCACGAGCCGCAGAATCGAGTAAAGACTTCATACACAAGTTGAAACTCGCATTGAAAGAGCTGAATGAGACGAAGGTAGGACTGAAATTGATCGCTAAAATCGATCCCGCAAGAGGTCAGCGTCTTGAGACGATACTTGCTGAAGCAGGTGAACTCACGGGGATTCTATTAGTGAGTATCCAAACAGCGAAGAAGAACTCTTTGAAGCAGTGA